The following are from one region of the Ruficoccus sp. ZRK36 genome:
- a CDS encoding glycine betaine ABC transporter substrate-binding protein: MKTNKRYTIIALMAAAAALFAVGCKEQAASSTSASESEASSAPVSNTVKIAYPNWAEGIAMTHLIKGVIEDKLGYDVELTQADPGTIYTSLANGGEDIMIDAWLPNTHKSYWDKYGENLEDFGPVYGYGVTGLVVPAYMDVNSIEDLNGIADELDGKIVGIGTGAGIYANTNKAIDTYDLKLEQIASSGPAMTAALQKAIEAKQPIVVTGWKPHWMFSRFDLKVLKDPQGVYPIDAVKVVGREGFAKDYPDLAQLFINYSLTEAQLLDLMDAISEAGSSANPDDVARDWMARNEPLVGSWLPN; this comes from the coding sequence ATGAAAACGAATAAACGTTACACCATCATCGCACTGATGGCCGCCGCGGCTGCTCTGTTTGCTGTCGGCTGCAAGGAACAGGCAGCATCCAGTACGTCCGCTTCCGAAAGCGAAGCCTCAAGCGCACCGGTCAGCAACACGGTTAAGATCGCCTACCCGAACTGGGCCGAAGGCATTGCCATGACCCACCTGATCAAGGGCGTCATCGAAGATAAACTCGGCTACGATGTCGAGTTGACGCAGGCCGACCCCGGCACGATCTACACCTCGCTGGCCAATGGCGGTGAAGACATCATGATCGACGCCTGGCTGCCCAATACGCACAAATCCTACTGGGACAAGTACGGCGAGAACCTGGAAGACTTTGGCCCGGTTTACGGCTATGGTGTTACCGGTCTGGTCGTCCCCGCCTACATGGATGTGAACTCGATCGAGGACCTCAACGGTATCGCGGATGAGCTCGACGGAAAAATCGTCGGCATCGGTACGGGTGCTGGCATCTACGCCAACACGAATAAGGCTATCGACACCTACGACCTCAAGCTGGAGCAGATCGCCTCATCCGGACCGGCCATGACTGCTGCGCTCCAGAAGGCAATCGAGGCTAAACAGCCCATCGTCGTCACCGGCTGGAAGCCGCACTGGATGTTCTCCCGCTTCGACCTCAAGGTCCTGAAGGACCCGCAGGGTGTTTATCCGATTGATGCGGTCAAGGTTGTCGGTCGCGAGGGGTTCGCCAAGGACTATCCGGATCTGGCGCAGCTCTTCATCAACTACAGCCTGACGGAGGCTCAGCTGCTTGACCTGATGGATGCCATCAGCGAAGCCGGCTCCTCGGCCAACCCCGACGACGTGGCCCGCGACTGGATGGCCCGTAACGAGCCGCTCGTGGGTTCCTGGCTGCCGAACTAA
- a CDS encoding LamG domain-containing protein: MRLLPTLLMTAVLAAISSAFADTAPSAIAEGAIFYASFDDTTQQANFARGEDDIANPGSSTVGRVGNATQTHGQPFRFYCNGNFKQSRGTLSLWVRTDADFLPPTDGPADLLRLLPGNFNLTVLPPAGQLTFMTGDSLPDEDFQWSYGCRIPWKQIPPARWTHLVLVWDASRNTRAIYLNGELAAQAESSLMRKGDHGREIEAGAIPGAYDELTVWDRVLSEEEIRTLATQPEKAAQALHTLKRDWRWESWPAKAQLVYRHFTDSIIAPGEAFSFDLEVRNDTQQDITATMSARLLDFHDQEVATWGPKQIDLPAYDTFSTPLSFTAARTGFYRVEVATRVGERTVTRDITTFGCLQPGVPPRHDFFGGHINANAGMAEVGHQLGFASNRVHNMSQFTWWTNMEPEPGAWTVDKRRYQRYLDLGYRHYGQWFATPYWAAQTDGDRLPRKTTGYPKGWVPGNQDALARYVERSIRAFPEIREWEIWNEPYVPRFWSGSPEQYVSLARVVYASAKATDPEITVFAQFAPRGEWARTALRAGIMEACDGVAWHDYRSADTQPQEIRETIDNLRQMLAEDGGVEDVDSIPLVMSEGGISGGSVLRGVQYEFPEAPEITDTAPGRRAAIGHVQASVVRLSMGIMRQYYYAHVPLNAASLPRVSGRVSTMELTNTPRPLAIAQAILVRMLDGGTFEREIVLNGGDLRLYLFNRRDGKTLIIAWTENETSASLQTPGTAHDLMGNPLPQQPGSTITVTGEPIYILCDESPAEIAEAL, encoded by the coding sequence AGGTTACTCCCTACCCTGCTCATGACGGCTGTCCTCGCTGCGATCAGTTCTGCCTTTGCGGATACGGCCCCCAGCGCCATCGCCGAAGGAGCCATCTTCTACGCGTCCTTTGATGACACTACGCAGCAGGCGAACTTCGCCCGCGGCGAAGACGACATCGCCAACCCCGGCTCAAGCACGGTGGGCCGCGTAGGTAACGCCACCCAGACCCACGGCCAACCCTTCCGCTTCTACTGCAACGGTAACTTCAAACAAAGCCGCGGCACCCTCTCTCTGTGGGTTCGTACAGACGCGGACTTTCTCCCGCCCACAGACGGGCCGGCCGACCTGCTTCGCCTGCTCCCCGGTAACTTTAACCTCACCGTGCTGCCGCCTGCCGGTCAGCTCACCTTCATGACCGGGGACAGCCTCCCCGACGAGGACTTTCAATGGAGCTACGGCTGCCGTATCCCCTGGAAGCAGATTCCTCCGGCGCGCTGGACGCATCTCGTGCTGGTCTGGGATGCCTCACGCAACACCCGCGCAATCTACCTCAACGGAGAGCTCGCCGCCCAAGCGGAAAGCTCCCTCATGCGCAAAGGTGATCACGGACGCGAGATCGAAGCCGGGGCAATTCCGGGCGCATACGACGAGCTCACCGTCTGGGACCGCGTCCTCAGCGAAGAGGAAATCCGAACGCTCGCCACTCAACCTGAGAAAGCCGCCCAAGCGCTGCATACACTGAAACGCGATTGGCGCTGGGAGAGCTGGCCCGCCAAGGCACAGCTCGTCTACCGGCATTTTACCGACTCGATCATCGCCCCCGGTGAAGCATTCTCCTTTGACCTCGAAGTGCGCAACGACACTCAGCAGGACATCACTGCTACCATGTCTGCCCGCTTGCTCGACTTTCACGATCAGGAAGTCGCGACCTGGGGCCCGAAGCAGATTGACCTTCCCGCGTATGACACCTTCAGCACGCCGCTCAGCTTTACCGCCGCGCGTACCGGCTTCTACCGCGTCGAGGTAGCGACCCGGGTTGGCGAGCGTACCGTAACGCGCGACATCACTACGTTTGGTTGCCTGCAACCGGGTGTGCCGCCCCGCCACGACTTCTTCGGCGGTCACATTAACGCTAACGCGGGCATGGCTGAAGTCGGCCACCAACTCGGCTTCGCCAGTAACCGTGTCCACAACATGTCACAGTTCACCTGGTGGACAAACATGGAGCCCGAGCCCGGCGCATGGACCGTCGATAAACGGCGCTACCAGCGCTACCTCGATCTCGGCTACCGGCACTACGGTCAGTGGTTTGCCACCCCCTACTGGGCGGCTCAGACGGATGGCGACCGCCTACCGCGAAAAACCACCGGCTACCCCAAAGGCTGGGTCCCCGGAAATCAGGACGCACTTGCCCGCTACGTCGAGCGTTCCATCCGAGCCTTTCCAGAAATCCGCGAATGGGAAATCTGGAACGAGCCCTACGTCCCGCGCTTTTGGAGCGGCAGCCCCGAGCAGTATGTTTCGCTGGCGCGCGTCGTTTACGCTTCTGCCAAGGCGACGGATCCGGAGATCACGGTCTTCGCGCAGTTCGCCCCGCGTGGCGAGTGGGCGCGCACCGCCCTGCGCGCGGGCATCATGGAAGCCTGCGACGGTGTCGCCTGGCATGACTACCGCTCTGCCGACACTCAACCGCAGGAAATACGCGAGACCATCGACAACCTGCGCCAGATGCTCGCCGAGGATGGTGGCGTCGAGGATGTGGACAGCATCCCGCTCGTCATGTCCGAGGGCGGCATCAGCGGCGGCTCCGTCCTGCGCGGCGTTCAGTACGAGTTTCCGGAGGCTCCGGAAATCACCGATACCGCACCTGGCCGCAGGGCCGCCATCGGCCACGTACAGGCGAGCGTTGTCCGCCTCAGCATGGGTATAATGCGGCAGTACTACTACGCGCATGTCCCGCTCAACGCGGCATCCCTCCCGCGTGTCTCGGGCCGCGTCAGCACGATGGAGCTCACAAACACTCCACGCCCGCTCGCGATAGCTCAGGCTATTCTCGTGCGGATGCTCGACGGCGGCACCTTCGAGCGCGAGATCGTCCTCAACGGCGGCGACCTGCGCCTCTACCTCTTTAACCGGAGAGATGGAAAAACGCTGATCATCGCCTGGACCGAAAACGAAACAAGCGCGTCCCTACAGACCCCCGGCACCGCTCATGACCTCATGGGCAACCCGCTGCCCCAACAGCCCGGCAGCACAATCACCGTAACCGGCGAGCCCATCTACATCCTCTGCGACGAATCACCGGCAGAGATTGCCGAGGCCTTATAA